The following proteins are co-located in the Neisseria sp. Marseille-Q6792 genome:
- the atpD gene encoding F0F1 ATP synthase subunit beta encodes MSQGKIVQVIGAVVDVEFPRDAIPHVYDALKLDENGLTLEVQQLLGDGVVRTIAMGSSDGLKRGMSVSNTGAPITVPVGKGTLGRIVDVLGTPVDEAGPIDTDKSRAIHQTAPKFDELSATTELLETGIKVIDLLCPFAKGGKVGLFGGAGVGKTVNMMELINNIAKAHSGLSVFAGVGERTREGNDFYHEMKDSNVLDKVAMVYGQMNEPPGNRLRVALTGLTMAEYFRDEKDENGKGRDVLFFVDNIYRYTLAGTEVSALLGRMPSAVGYQPTLAEEMGRLQERITSTQTGSITSIQAVYVPADDLTDPSPATTFAHLDATVVLSRDIASLGIYPAVDPLDSTSRQLDPMVLGQEHYDVARGVQSTLQKYKELRDIIAILGMDELSDEDKLTVMRARKIQRFLSQPFHVAEVFTGSPGKYVALRDTIAGFKAILNGEYDHLPEQAFYMVGSIEEAVEKAKTLN; translated from the coding sequence ATGAGCCAAGGCAAAATCGTGCAAGTTATTGGTGCGGTGGTTGACGTGGAATTTCCACGCGACGCTATCCCGCATGTTTACGATGCCCTGAAATTGGACGAGAACGGTCTGACTCTGGAAGTTCAACAGCTTCTGGGTGACGGCGTTGTCCGTACTATTGCAATGGGTAGTTCAGACGGCCTGAAACGCGGCATGTCTGTAAGCAATACTGGTGCGCCAATCACTGTGCCGGTAGGTAAAGGTACATTGGGTCGTATTGTCGACGTATTGGGTACGCCTGTTGATGAAGCAGGTCCTATCGATACCGACAAGAGCCGTGCCATTCACCAAACTGCTCCGAAATTCGACGAGTTGTCTGCAACTACCGAATTGCTGGAAACCGGTATTAAAGTGATCGACTTGCTGTGTCCGTTTGCTAAGGGCGGTAAAGTAGGTCTGTTCGGTGGTGCCGGTGTAGGCAAAACCGTGAACATGATGGAATTGATTAACAACATCGCCAAAGCGCACAGCGGTCTGTCCGTGTTCGCAGGTGTGGGTGAACGTACCCGTGAAGGTAACGACTTCTACCACGAGATGAAAGATTCCAACGTATTGGATAAAGTAGCCATGGTGTATGGCCAAATGAACGAACCTCCAGGCAACCGTCTGCGCGTTGCTTTGACCGGGTTGACCATGGCCGAATACTTCCGTGACGAAAAAGACGAAAACGGTAAAGGTCGCGACGTATTGTTCTTCGTTGACAACATCTACCGTTACACTCTGGCCGGTACCGAAGTATCTGCACTGTTGGGTCGTATGCCTTCTGCAGTGGGTTACCAACCGACATTGGCTGAAGAAATGGGTCGTTTGCAAGAGCGCATTACCTCTACCCAAACCGGCTCCATTACTTCCATCCAAGCCGTATATGTACCTGCGGATGACTTGACTGACCCGTCTCCGGCGACAACTTTCGCCCACTTGGACGCGACCGTCGTATTGAGCCGTGATATTGCCTCTTTGGGTATTTACCCGGCAGTTGACCCGCTTGACTCTACTTCACGCCAATTGGATCCGATGGTATTGGGTCAAGAGCACTACGACGTGGCGCGCGGTGTACAGTCTACTCTACAAAAATACAAAGAATTGCGCGACATTATCGCCATTCTGGGTATGGACGAATTGTCTGACGAAGACAAACTGACTGTAATGCGTGCCCGTAAAATCCAACGCTTCCTGTCTCAACCGTTCCACGTTGCCGAAGTGTTTACAGGTTCTCCAGGCAAATATGTCGCTCTGCGCGATACCATTGCCGGCTTCAAAGCCATTTTGAACGGCGAATACGATCATCTACCCGAGCAGGCATTCTATATGGTCGGCAGCATTGAAGAAGCAGTAGAGAAAGCGAAAACCTTAAACTAA
- a CDS encoding F0F1 ATP synthase subunit delta: protein MAEFATIARPYAKALFSLAQEKNQIESWLGELKELAAVVQDEKVIAFIEQPETGASEKAETLKGLVGIKNVELANFITVLAEQKRLLVLPEIYAQYQDLTLIHNNTKSAVIYSAYELSSQQLADVTDILTKRFNSKLDVVAKVAPELIGGIKVEVGDQVLDLSVQGKLNALYATMTN from the coding sequence ATGGCAGAGTTCGCAACGATTGCCAGACCTTATGCGAAAGCATTGTTTAGTCTGGCTCAGGAAAAAAACCAAATCGAGTCTTGGTTGGGCGAACTGAAAGAACTCGCAGCGGTTGTTCAAGATGAGAAAGTCATCGCTTTCATCGAGCAGCCGGAAACGGGAGCTTCCGAAAAAGCAGAAACGCTCAAAGGTCTTGTCGGTATCAAAAATGTCGAATTGGCAAATTTTATTACCGTTTTGGCCGAGCAAAAGCGTTTGTTGGTATTACCGGAAATTTATGCCCAATATCAAGATTTGACCTTGATACACAACAATACGAAATCGGCAGTAATTTACAGCGCGTATGAACTCAGTTCTCAGCAGCTGGCCGATGTTACCGATATCCTGACAAAACGCTTCAACAGCAAATTGGATGTGGTGGCTAAAGTTGCTCCTGAATTAATCGGTGGCATCAAAGTAGAAGTGGGTGATCAGGTCTTGGATTTGTCCGTACAAGGCAAACTGAATGCTTTGTATGCGACTATGACAAATTAG
- a CDS encoding F0F1 ATP synthase subunit epsilon, whose product MSVMQVEVVSSEQNIYSGEASFVVVPTVQGELGIYPRHEPIMSLVRPGALRLTVPGEDKEVLVAVSGGVLEVQPDKVTVLADVAVRSAEMDQARAEEAKKAAEAGISQAKDDKDLVEAHKALAAAIAQLKTLDYIRSHKK is encoded by the coding sequence ATGAGCGTCATGCAAGTTGAAGTGGTCAGTAGCGAGCAAAACATCTATTCGGGCGAAGCCAGCTTTGTAGTGGTTCCGACCGTTCAAGGTGAGCTTGGTATTTACCCGCGACACGAGCCGATTATGAGTTTGGTGCGGCCGGGAGCTTTGCGTTTGACCGTTCCGGGCGAGGATAAGGAGGTCCTGGTTGCTGTTTCCGGCGGTGTTTTGGAAGTTCAACCTGATAAAGTTACCGTTTTGGCGGACGTTGCCGTCCGTAGTGCGGAGATGGATCAGGCACGTGCGGAAGAGGCGAAAAAAGCTGCCGAAGCCGGTATCTCTCAAGCCAAAGACGATAAGGATTTGGTAGAGGCACACAAGGCATTGGCTGCCGCAATTGCACAGCTCAAGACTTTGGACTATATCCGTTCGCACAAAAAATAA
- the glyQ gene encoding glycine--tRNA ligase subunit alpha, which produces MLTFQQIIFKLQTFWADKGCTVIQPFDMEVGAGTSHPATCLRALGPEPWFAAYVQPSRRPKDGRYGDNPNRLQHYYQFQVALKPAPANIQDLYLDSLRELGIDPKVHDIRFVEDDWENPTLGAWGLGWEVWLNGMEVTQFTYFQQVGGIDCTPVLGEITYGIERLAMYLQGVENVYDLVWAKTLDGNTVTYGDVYHQNEVEQSTYNFEYSDADWLLRQFNDYEAQAKRLLAEENAGLALPAYELVLKAGHTFNLLDARGAISVTERATYIGRIRALSRAVAQKYVESREKLGFPLIKK; this is translated from the coding sequence ATGCTCACCTTCCAACAAATCATCTTTAAACTGCAAACATTTTGGGCAGACAAAGGCTGCACCGTCATCCAACCTTTCGACATGGAAGTCGGCGCAGGTACTTCCCACCCCGCCACCTGCCTGCGCGCACTCGGCCCCGAGCCTTGGTTTGCCGCCTACGTCCAACCCAGCCGCCGCCCCAAAGACGGCCGCTACGGCGACAACCCCAACCGCCTGCAACACTATTACCAATTCCAAGTCGCCCTCAAACCCGCACCCGCCAATATCCAAGACCTCTATCTCGACTCCCTGCGCGAATTGGGCATCGATCCCAAAGTCCACGACATCCGCTTTGTCGAAGACGACTGGGAAAACCCCACCCTCGGTGCATGGGGCTTGGGTTGGGAAGTTTGGCTTAACGGCATGGAAGTAACACAGTTTACCTATTTCCAACAAGTCGGCGGCATCGACTGCACGCCCGTACTCGGCGAAATCACCTACGGCATCGAACGCTTGGCGATGTACTTGCAAGGTGTAGAAAACGTCTACGACCTCGTTTGGGCAAAAACGCTCGACGGCAACACCGTCACCTACGGCGACGTGTACCACCAAAACGAAGTCGAGCAATCCACCTACAACTTCGAATACAGCGATGCCGACTGGCTGCTGCGCCAATTCAACGACTACGAAGCGCAAGCCAAACGCCTGCTCGCCGAAGAAAACGCCGGCCTCGCCCTGCCTGCCTACGAGCTCGTCCTCAAAGCGGGGCATACGTTCAACCTTTTAGACGCACGCGGCGCGATTTCCGTAACCGAACGCGCCACCTACATCGGACGCATCCGCGCGTTGAGCCGCGCCGTGGCGCAAAAATATGTCGAAAGCCGCGAAAAACTGGGCTTCCCGTTGATTAAAAAATAA
- the atpG gene encoding F0F1 ATP synthase subunit gamma: protein MAVGKEILTKIRSVQNTQKITKAMQMVSTSKMRKTQDRMRLARPYAEKVRTVMSHLAQTNADHGIKLLEPHREVRRAGFILITSDKGLCGGLNANVLKKFLAQVQEYQEQGIEVEVVCLGSKGLAACQSIGLNVIASATNLGDTPKMEALLGPLTEIFQRYEKHELDRIHMVYSRFVNTMRQEPRMEVLLPIGENVIDDGTGHSSFTWEYRYEPSPIAVLEYLVRRYLESVVYQALSDNMASEQAARMVAMKAATDNAGNAIKELRLVYNKSRQAAITTELSEIVAGAAAV, encoded by the coding sequence ATGGCAGTCGGAAAAGAGATTCTCACCAAAATCCGTAGTGTTCAAAATACCCAAAAGATCACTAAAGCGATGCAAATGGTGTCGACCTCTAAAATGCGGAAGACTCAAGACCGGATGCGCTTGGCGCGTCCGTACGCCGAAAAAGTGCGTACAGTGATGAGCCATCTTGCACAGACTAATGCCGATCATGGTATCAAACTGTTGGAGCCGCATCGCGAAGTGCGTCGTGCGGGTTTCATCTTGATTACCTCGGACAAAGGTTTGTGCGGCGGCTTGAACGCAAACGTACTGAAAAAGTTTTTGGCGCAAGTTCAAGAGTATCAGGAACAAGGCATCGAAGTCGAAGTCGTGTGCCTGGGTAGCAAAGGTTTGGCTGCATGCCAAAGCATCGGTTTGAATGTTATTGCCAGCGCAACCAATTTGGGCGACACCCCAAAAATGGAGGCGTTGCTTGGCCCTTTGACCGAAATCTTCCAACGTTATGAGAAGCATGAATTAGACCGTATCCATATGGTTTACTCACGTTTCGTCAACACAATGCGCCAAGAGCCGCGTATGGAAGTTTTGCTGCCTATCGGTGAAAACGTTATTGACGACGGAACAGGTCATTCTTCATTTACTTGGGAATACCGCTACGAGCCGAGTCCTATCGCCGTATTGGAATATTTGGTTCGCCGCTATTTAGAGTCTGTGGTTTATCAGGCATTGAGCGACAACATGGCATCCGAACAAGCCGCGCGTATGGTAGCGATGAAAGCCGCAACCGACAACGCAGGCAATGCCATCAAAGAATTGCGCTTGGTGTACAACAAATCGCGTCAAGCCGCGATTACCACAGAATTGTCAGAAATTGTAGCAGGTGCGGCGGCAGTTTGA
- a CDS encoding glycosyltransferase family 25 protein, with amino-acid sequence MQNHVISLASAAERRAHIADTFGRHDIPFQFFDALMPSERLEQAMAELVPGLSAHPYLSGVEKACFMSHAVLWKQALDEGLPYIAVFEDDVLLGEGAEKFLAEDAWLQERFDPDSAFIVRLETMFMHVLTSPSGVADYCGRAFPLLESEHWGTAGYIISRKAMRFFLDRFAALPPEGLHPVDLMMFSDFFDREGVPVCQLNPALCAQELHYAKFHDQNSALGSLIEHDRLLNRKQQRRDSPANTFKHRLIRALTKISREREKRRQRREQLIGKIIVPFQ; translated from the coding sequence ATGCAAAACCACGTTATCAGCTTGGCTTCCGCCGCAGAACGCAGGGCGCATATTGCCGATACCTTCGGCAGGCACGACATTCCGTTTCAGTTTTTCGACGCACTGATGCCGTCTGAAAGGCTGGAACAGGCAATGGCGGAACTCGTCCCCGGTTTGTCGGCGCACCCCTATTTGAGCGGAGTGGAAAAAGCCTGCTTTATGAGCCACGCCGTATTGTGGAAGCAGGCATTGGACGAAGGTCTGCCGTATATCGCCGTATTTGAGGACGACGTTTTACTCGGCGAAGGCGCGGAGAAATTCCTTGCCGAAGACGCTTGGCTGCAAGAACGCTTTGACCCCGATTCCGCCTTTATCGTCCGCTTGGAAACGATGTTTATGCACGTCCTGACCTCGCCCTCCGGCGTGGCGGACTACTGCGGGCGCGCCTTTCCGCTGTTGGAAAGCGAACACTGGGGGACGGCGGGCTATATCATTTCCCGAAAAGCGATGCGGTTTTTCTTGGACAGGTTTGCCGCCCTGCCGCCCGAAGGGCTGCACCCCGTCGATCTGATGATGTTCAGCGATTTTTTCGACAGGGAAGGAGTGCCGGTTTGCCAGCTCAATCCCGCCTTGTGCGCCCAAGAGCTGCATTATGCCAAGTTTCACGACCAAAACAGCGCATTGGGCAGCCTGATTGAACACGACCGCCTCCTGAACCGCAAACAGCAAAGGCGCGATTCCCCCGCCAACACATTCAAACACCGCCTGATCCGCGCCTTGACCAAAATCAGCAGGGAAAGGGAAAAACGCCGGCAAAGGCGCGAACAGTTAATCGGCAAGATCATTGTGCCTTTCCAATAA
- the glyS gene encoding glycine--tRNA ligase subunit beta, producing the protein MTTQTLLIELLTEELPPKALNNLGNHFAAAVAEGLEKAQLIDGAAEFTAYASPRRLAVQVKNVKAVQADQKIVKKGPAVANAVKDGVPTKALEGFARGAGAKIEDLTIINDGKQDVYAYEYVQTGKPLGELLEDIINQAVKKLPIPKVMRWGSSTFTFVRPVHGLIVLHGGDVVNVSVLGLQSSNQTLGHRFLSNGEITIENADSYAAQMREQGKVEASFAERKAAIQTALEGQARRLNATVAADEALLDEVTALVEWPVVLEAGFEEHFLAVPQECLILTMQQNQKYFPLLDQNGKLMNRFLLVSNLQTEDPSHIIQGNERVLRARLSDAEFFYKQDQKATLESRLPKLANVVYHNKIGSQAERIERLQSIAAHIAKALGADAAAAERAARLAKADLVTEMVGEFPELQGTMGKYYARLDGETEEIAEAIEQHYQPRFAGDNLPNGKVATAVALADKLETLVGIWGIGLIPTGDKDPYALRRAALGILRMLMQYGLDVNELIQTAFDSFPKGLLNEKTPSETADFMQARLAVLLQNDYPQDIVAAVLAKQPRRLDDLTAKLQAVAAFKQLPEAAALAAANKRVQNLLKKADAELGEVNESLLQQDEEKALFAAAQGLQPKIAAAVAEGNFQTALSELASVKPQVDAFFDGVMVMAEDAAVKQNRLNLLNRLAEQMNAVADIALLGE; encoded by the coding sequence ATGACAACCCAAACTCTTTTAATCGAACTCCTTACCGAAGAACTCCCGCCCAAAGCCCTGAATAATCTGGGCAACCATTTTGCCGCCGCCGTTGCCGAAGGCTTGGAAAAAGCGCAACTGATTGACGGCGCAGCCGAATTTACGGCTTATGCCTCGCCGCGCCGTTTGGCGGTTCAAGTCAAAAACGTCAAAGCCGTTCAGGCAGATCAAAAAATCGTGAAAAAAGGCCCTGCCGTAGCGAATGCCGTAAAAGACGGTGTGCCGACCAAGGCTTTGGAGGGTTTCGCACGCGGTGCGGGGGCGAAAATCGAAGACTTGACCATCATCAACGACGGCAAGCAGGACGTGTACGCCTACGAATATGTCCAAACCGGCAAGCCGTTGGGCGAACTCTTGGAAGACATCATCAATCAAGCGGTTAAGAAACTGCCGATTCCGAAAGTGATGCGTTGGGGCAGCAGCACATTTACCTTCGTGCGCCCCGTCCACGGGCTGATTGTGCTGCACGGCGGCGATGTCGTGAACGTCAGCGTTTTGGGTCTGCAAAGCAGCAATCAAACCTTGGGACACCGCTTCTTGTCCAACGGCGAAATCACCATTGAAAACGCCGACAGTTACGCCGCACAAATGCGCGAGCAAGGCAAAGTGGAAGCTTCGTTTGCCGAGCGCAAAGCCGCGATTCAGACGGCATTGGAAGGGCAGGCGCGCCGTCTGAACGCGACCGTTGCCGCCGATGAAGCATTGTTGGACGAAGTGACTGCATTGGTCGAATGGCCTGTGGTATTGGAAGCCGGTTTTGAAGAACACTTCCTCGCCGTGCCACAAGAATGTTTGATTCTGACCATGCAGCAAAACCAAAAATACTTCCCGTTGCTCGATCAAAACGGCAAGCTGATGAACCGCTTCCTGCTGGTCTCCAACCTGCAAACCGAAGACCCGTCACACATCATCCAAGGCAACGAACGCGTCTTGCGCGCTCGCCTGTCTGATGCCGAGTTCTTCTACAAGCAAGACCAGAAAGCGACTTTGGAAAGCCGCCTGCCCAAGCTGGCAAACGTGGTTTATCACAACAAAATCGGCTCGCAAGCCGAACGCATCGAACGTTTGCAAAGCATTGCCGCCCATATCGCAAAAGCATTGGGCGCGGATGCCGCGGCAGCCGAACGCGCCGCGCGTTTGGCGAAAGCCGACTTGGTGACCGAAATGGTCGGCGAGTTCCCCGAACTGCAAGGTACGATGGGCAAATACTATGCCCGTTTGGACGGCGAAACCGAAGAAATCGCCGAAGCCATCGAGCAACACTATCAACCGCGTTTTGCCGGTGATAACTTGCCGAACGGCAAAGTCGCCACTGCCGTGGCACTGGCGGACAAGCTGGAAACCTTGGTCGGCATTTGGGGCATCGGTCTGATTCCGACCGGCGACAAAGACCCCTACGCCCTGCGCCGCGCCGCCTTGGGTATTTTGCGGATGTTGATGCAGTATGGTTTGGACGTGAACGAACTGATTCAGACGGCCTTCGACAGCTTTCCCAAAGGTTTGCTCAACGAAAAAACGCCGTCTGAAACCGCCGACTTTATGCAGGCGCGCCTTGCTGTGTTGCTGCAAAACGATTATCCGCAAGACATCGTTGCCGCCGTACTCGCCAAACAGCCGCGCCGTTTGGACGATTTGACCGCCAAACTGCAGGCTGTCGCCGCGTTCAAACAACTGCCCGAAGCTGCCGCGCTCGCCGCCGCCAACAAACGCGTGCAAAACCTGCTGAAAAAAGCCGATGCCGAGTTGGGCGAAGTCAATGAAAGCCTGTTGCAACAGGACGAAGAAAAAGCCCTCTTTGCCGCCGCGCAAGGCTTGCAGCCGAAAATCGCCGCCGCCGTCGCCGAAGGCAATTTCCAAACCGCCTTGTCTGAACTGGCTTCCGTCAAGCCGCAAGTCGATGCCTTCTTTGACGGCGTGATGGTGATGGCGGAAGATGCCGCCGTGAAACAAAACCGCCTGAACCTGCTGAACCGCTTGGCAGAACAAATGAACGCGGTAGCCGACATCGCGCTTTTGGGCGAGTAA
- a CDS encoding glycosyltransferase family 2 protein, whose protein sequence is MQPLVSVLICAYNVEKYFTQSLAAVVNQTWRNLDILIVDDGSTDGTLAIARRFQEQDSRIRILAQPRNSGLIPSLNIGLDELAKSGMGEYIARTDADDIAAPDWIEKIVGEMEKDRSIIAMGAWLEVLSEEKDGNRLVRHHRHGAIWDKPTRHEDIVAVFPFGNPIHNNTMIMRRSVIDGGLRYNTERDWAEDYQFWYDVSKLGRLAYYPEALVKYRLHANQVSSKYSIRQHEIAQGIQKTARNDFLQSMGFKTRFDSLEYRQTKAVAYELLEKDLPEDDFERVRHFLYQCFKRTDTPPAGAWLDFAADGKMRRLFTMRQYFSILRRLIKNRWQARPDPADKKTG, encoded by the coding sequence TTGCAGCCTTTAGTCAGCGTATTGATTTGCGCCTACAACGTAGAAAAATATTTCACCCAATCATTAGCCGCCGTCGTGAATCAGACTTGGCGAAACTTGGATATTTTGATTGTCGATGACGGCTCGACAGACGGTACGCTTGCCATTGCCCGGCGTTTCCAAGAACAGGACAGCCGTATCCGCATCCTCGCGCAGCCGCGCAATTCGGGCCTGATTCCTTCTTTAAACATCGGGCTGGACGAATTGGCAAAGTCAGGAATGGGGGAATATATTGCACGCACCGATGCCGACGATATTGCCGCCCCCGACTGGATTGAAAAAATCGTGGGCGAGATGGAAAAAGACCGCAGCATCATTGCCATGGGTGCGTGGCTGGAAGTTTTGTCGGAAGAAAAGGACGGCAACCGGCTGGTGCGGCACCACAGGCACGGTGCAATTTGGGACAAACCGACCCGGCATGAAGACATTGTCGCCGTTTTTCCTTTCGGCAACCCTATACACAACAACACCATGATTATGAGGCGCAGCGTCATTGACGGCGGTTTGCGTTACAACACCGAGCGGGATTGGGCGGAAGATTACCAATTTTGGTACGATGTCAGCAAATTGGGCAGGCTGGCTTATTATCCCGAAGCCTTGGTCAAATACCGCCTTCACGCCAATCAGGTTTCATCCAAATACAGCATCCGCCAACACGAAATCGCGCAAGGCATCCAAAAAACCGCCAGAAACGATTTTTTGCAGTCTATGGGTTTTAAAACCAGGTTTGACAGCCTTGAATACCGCCAAACAAAAGCAGTGGCGTACGAATTGCTGGAGAAGGATTTGCCAGAAGATGATTTTGAGCGGGTACGCCATTTCTTGTATCAATGTTTCAAACGGACGGACACGCCGCCCGCCGGCGCGTGGCTGGATTTTGCGGCAGACGGCAAGATGAGGCGGCTGTTTACCATGAGGCAATACTTCAGCATTTTACGCCGACTGATTAAAAACCGCTGGCAGGCGCGGCCAGATCCGGCAGACAAAAAAACAGGATAA
- a CDS encoding glycosyltransferase family 25 protein, protein MQNHVISLASAAERRAHIADTFGAHGIPFQFFDALMPSERLEQAMAELVPGLSAHPYLSGVEKACFMSHVVLWKQALDEGLPYVAVFEDDVLLGKDAEKFLAEDTWLEERFDKDSTFIVRLETMFAKVIVRPDKVLNYENRSFPLLESEHWGTAGYIISREAMRFFLERFAVLPTEWIKAVDWMMFTYFFDKEGMPVYQVSPALCTQELHYAKFLSQNSMLGSDLEKDREQGRRHRRSLKVMFDLKRALGKFGREKKKRMERQRQAELEKVYGRRVISFK, encoded by the coding sequence ATGCAAAACCACGTTATCAGCTTAGCTTCCGCCGCAGAACGCAGGGCGCACATTGCCGATACCTTCGGCGCGCACGGCATCCCGTTTCAGTTTTTCGACGCACTGATGCCGTCTGAAAGGCTGGAACAGGCAATGGCGGAACTCGTCCCCGGTTTGTCGGCGCACCCCTATTTGAGCGGAGTGGAAAAAGCCTGCTTTATGAGCCACGTCGTATTGTGGAAGCAGGCACTGGATGAAGGTCTGCCCTATGTTGCCGTATTTGAGGATGATGTCCTGCTTGGCAAAGACGCAGAAAAGTTCCTTGCCGAAGATACTTGGTTGGAAGAGCGTTTTGATAAGGATTCTACCTTTATTGTCCGTTTGGAAACGATGTTTGCGAAAGTTATTGTCAGACCGGATAAAGTCCTGAATTATGAAAACCGGTCATTTCCTTTGCTGGAGAGCGAACATTGGGGGACGGCTGGCTATATCATTTCGCGTGAGGCGATGCGGTTTTTCTTGGAAAGGTTTGCCGTTTTGCCGACAGAGTGGATTAAAGCGGTAGATTGGATGATGTTTACTTATTTCTTTGATAAGGAGGGGATGCCTGTTTATCAGGTTAGTCCCGCCTTATGTACCCAAGAATTGCATTATGCCAAGTTCCTCAGTCAAAACAGTATGTTGGGTAGCGATTTGGAAAAAGATAGGGAACAAGGAAGAAGACACCGCCGTTCGTTGAAGGTGATGTTTGACTTGAAGCGTGCTTTGGGTAAATTCGGTAGGGAAAAGAAGAAAAGAATGGAGCGTCAAAGGCAGGCGGAGCTTGAGAAAGTTTACGGCAGGCGGGTCATATCGTTCAAATAG
- the atpA gene encoding F0F1 ATP synthase subunit alpha — MQLNPAEISDLIKAKIENLSVNAEVRTRGTVVSVTDGIVRIHGLSDAMQGEMLEFPGNTFGLAMNLERDSVGAVVLGEYEHIKEGDTVTCTGRILEVPIGRELVGRVVDALGRPIDGKGPINTTLTAPIEKIAPGVIARKSVDQPMQTGLKAIDSMVPVGRGQRELIIGDRQTGKTAVALDAIVNQKGTGVICIYVAIGQKASSIANVVRKLEEHGAMEHTIVVAATASEAAALQYIAPYSGCTMGEFFRDRGEDALIVYDDLSKQAVAYRQISLLLRRPPGREAYPGDVFYLHSRLLERAARVSENEVEKLTNGEVKGKTGSLTALPIIETQAGDVSAFVPTNVISITDGQIFLETDLFNAGIRPAINAGISVSRVGGAAQTKVIKKLGGGIRLALAQYRELAAFSQFASDLDEATRKQLQHGEVVTELMKQKQFSILNTAEMALTLWAINNGSYADVPVSKALAFEAEFLSFVRTQHPEVLEAINASGAMSDESEKALTEAMKSFKSSYAYQA; from the coding sequence ATGCAGCTTAATCCTGCTGAAATTAGCGATTTGATTAAAGCCAAAATCGAGAATCTGTCCGTCAATGCAGAAGTGCGTACCCGTGGTACTGTCGTTTCTGTTACAGACGGCATTGTGCGCATTCATGGCTTGTCAGACGCGATGCAAGGTGAGATGCTCGAATTCCCCGGTAACACTTTCGGTCTGGCCATGAACTTGGAGCGCGACTCCGTCGGTGCCGTAGTGTTGGGTGAGTACGAACACATTAAAGAAGGCGATACAGTTACCTGTACCGGCCGTATTTTGGAAGTGCCGATCGGTCGCGAACTGGTTGGTCGCGTGGTTGATGCATTGGGTCGTCCTATCGATGGTAAAGGTCCAATCAACACAACATTGACTGCTCCAATCGAAAAAATTGCACCAGGCGTGATTGCGCGTAAATCGGTTGACCAACCAATGCAAACCGGTCTGAAAGCCATTGACTCTATGGTTCCGGTTGGTCGTGGTCAACGTGAGTTGATCATTGGTGACCGTCAAACCGGTAAAACAGCCGTAGCACTGGATGCCATCGTTAACCAAAAAGGTACAGGCGTAATCTGTATTTATGTGGCTATCGGTCAAAAAGCATCTTCTATCGCCAACGTAGTGCGCAAATTGGAAGAGCATGGCGCGATGGAACATACTATCGTGGTTGCTGCAACTGCTTCTGAAGCCGCTGCACTGCAATACATCGCTCCTTACTCCGGTTGTACCATGGGTGAATTCTTCCGTGACCGCGGTGAAGATGCATTGATTGTGTATGATGACTTGTCTAAACAAGCCGTTGCATACCGTCAAATTTCCCTGCTGTTGCGCCGTCCTCCTGGCCGTGAAGCATATCCTGGCGACGTATTCTATCTGCACTCCCGTCTGTTGGAACGTGCAGCCCGCGTCAGCGAAAATGAAGTTGAAAAACTGACCAATGGCGAAGTAAAAGGCAAAACCGGTTCTCTGACTGCGTTGCCAATTATTGAAACCCAAGCCGGTGACGTATCAGCATTCGTACCAACCAACGTAATCTCGATTACAGATGGCCAAATCTTCTTGGAAACCGACTTGTTCAACGCCGGTATCCGTCCTGCAATCAATGCCGGTATTTCCGTATCGCGCGTAGGTGGTGCAGCACAAACCAAAGTCATCAAAAAACTGGGTGGCGGTATCCGTTTGGCGTTGGCACAGTACCGTGAATTGGCGGCGTTCTCGCAATTTGCTTCCGATTTGGACGAAGCAACACGTAAACAGCTGCAACACGGTGAAGTGGTTACTGAATTGATGAAACAAAAACAATTCAGCATATTGAACACTGCCGAAATGGCATTGACTTTGTGGGCGATCAACAACGGTTCTTACGCAGATGTTCCGGTATCCAAAGCCTTGGCTTTCGAAGCAGAATTCTTGAGTTTCGTACGTACGCAACATCCTGAGGTTCTGGAAGCGATTAATGCATCAGGCGCAATGTCTGACGAAAGCGAAAAAGCATTGACCGAAGCCATGAAATCTTTCAAATCTTCTTACGCTTACCAAGCATAA